The genomic DNA TGAGCCGCATTTTTTGTGTCGCCAGGTATTCTCGAAATTTCTCTTTCGGACTGGCGGAAACTTCCACGGTTCCCAAACTGCTCACGGTTGTTCATTCTCCTGCGGTGCGAGACTGCGCCACGTAATTACCCATTATCGGTTTGTATTTGCTGTAGAAATTTGACGAGGGCTGATTCCAGTTTTTCGTCGGTATCGTAATTTCCCTGCTGAATCTCATCACGAATTCTCGCGATCAGATCGGCTCTGGAGGGATCGTTCTCTTCAATCGATTGCAATTCCGCCATCATGCGTGCCATCGGGGAAATGTCCAACTCGTCGGAGGGGATATTGATTCGAGAATTCGAAGTTGCCCCAGTCTGTTGAGCCGGAATTTGATTCTTAGAAACAGGCCAACTGCCGTTCGTGGATCCGATTCCTGAAATATTCATTCACGCCCTCCCTGTCGTATTCGACTCTAAAAGATTGCCTGCTGAATCATTTCAACAGTGAATAAAGAGAGCAGCCCTGTCATAAAGACGAACCGCGATCCTGTTACGCAATCTTATAATTTGATCGTGATCAAGAGATTGTACGCCTAAGTCGCCTTTTACTTCAACAGGGAAATCAAAATCCACCCATTTGTACACATGTAATTTTCAAACATGATATTGATTTTTGAAAATCTCGACGTCTGCTCGATAACATTTATTCAGCCCATCGAATATGCTGCCTCGCATCAGGTTTTGCTGATTTCACCTTGGGAACGGAGGGGACATGTCTCCACTGCTGATTCTGCTGATTGGCATTTTGATAGTCGTTGGCATCATCGTATTTATGCGATTGGGAGCCTTTATTGCCTTATTGACTGCAGCTGTCGTTGTCAGCCTGCTGGCTCCAGGGGAATTGGCTGACAAAATTCCCCGCATGGCAACAGCTTTCGGAAATACTGCCGGGGCAATTGGTCTGGTCATTGCCGCTGCAACCATTATTGGTCGATGCCTCCTGTTAAGTGGGGGAGCCGACCAGATTGTGAAATCGACTCTCCGATTATTCGGCCAGGAAAAAGGGGGACTCGCGCTGATGTCGAGTGGTTTTATCCTCTCGGTTCCTGTCTTTTTCGATACCGTATTTTATCTCCTGGTTCCGCTAGCCCAATCGATGTATCGTCAAACCGGGAAAAATTATGTCCGATTTCTCGTCGCCATTGCAGCAGGAGCCGTGATCACACACACGCTCGTTCCACCAACTCCCGGCCCATTATTTATGGCCGATGCCCTGAGTGTAGATTTGACAACCATGATCCTCATCGGAGGAATTATTGGGTTACCATGTGCATTAATCGGTCTCGGATATGCCTACTGGATCGATCGCAAAATACAGATCGCTCCTGAACGGCTCATGGATTTTCTTCCAAAAACTGCCGATGAAAACTCTCCTGCTCCCAGCCTGTTCGCCTCACTGTTACCAATTGCCTTGCCCGTACTTTTAATTTCGGGAGTCACCTTCGGAAGCCGTTTTCTGGGGAAGGATTATTCCTCGCCGATCTGGAATATCATGCTCGAACTGGGCGATAAGAATGTCGCCATGCTGCTGGCCGCGGTCGCAGCCATTATTGTGTATGTTCGACAGAAAAAGCCAACATTTGACGACCTCTCTCATGAAATCCAACTCTCGTTAAGCAGTGGAAGCGTGATTATTCTGATCACCGCAGCTGGTGGTTCCTTTGGAGCGATGTTGAAAAC from Rubinisphaera italica includes the following:
- a CDS encoding GntP family permease, producing MSPLLILLIGILIVVGIIVFMRLGAFIALLTAAVVVSLLAPGELADKIPRMATAFGNTAGAIGLVIAAATIIGRCLLLSGGADQIVKSTLRLFGQEKGGLALMSSGFILSVPVFFDTVFYLLVPLAQSMYRQTGKNYVRFLVAIAAGAVITHTLVPPTPGPLFMADALSVDLTTMILIGGIIGLPCALIGLGYAYWIDRKIQIAPERLMDFLPKTADENSPAPSLFASLLPIALPVLLISGVTFGSRFLGKDYSSPIWNIMLELGDKNVAMLLAAVAAIIVYVRQKKPTFDDLSHEIQLSLSSGSVIILITAAGGSFGAMLKTADVGTAVQQLFSAEAASQGLFLMAIGYGLAFLLKIAQGSGTVSMMAASSMVAALIPPGDAMGIHPVYLALSIGFGSLGISWMNDSGFWVFSQMGGLTELEAIKTWTALLAILSIAGFLMTIGLAIILPNAF
- a CDS encoding flagellar biosynthesis anti-sigma factor FlgM, translating into MNISGIGSTNGSWPVSKNQIPAQQTGATSNSRINIPSDELDISPMARMMAELQSIEENDPSRADLIARIRDEIQQGNYDTDEKLESALVKFLQQIQTDNG